One genomic segment of Anguilla anguilla isolate fAngAng1 chromosome 2, fAngAng1.pri, whole genome shotgun sequence includes these proteins:
- the LOC118216562 gene encoding histone H1.0-B — translation MAETAAAPAQKAKKAKILKKSTSHPKYSEMILTAVRADNTRGGASRQSIQKYVKSHYKVGENADTQTKLAIKRLVHSGTLCQTKGSGVSGSFRVAKPQDTTKAPKSKPPEKGKKKPVKAAKPKKVTKPKKVVKASVKPKKLKTVAKTVKKTAAKKKPAAKPKKPLKKPKVAKPAKTSKSKTTKPKPKAKTTKKGAKK, via the coding sequence ATGGCTGAGACAGCAGCGGCACCAGCCCAGAAGGCGAAAAAGGCGAAAATCCTTAAGAAATCCACCTCGCATCCCAAATATTCGGAAATGATCTTGACAGCTGTTCGAGCGGACAACACTCGCGGAGGTGCGTCTAGACAGTCTATCCAGAAGTACGTTAAAAGCCATTATAAGGTGGGGGAGAACGCTGATACACAAACCAAGTTAGCCATCAAGAGGCTTGTGCATTCTGGAACCCTGTGCCAAACCAAGGGTTCTGGGGTTTCGGGGTCCTTCAGAGTGGCCAAACCCCAAGATACTACGAAGGCGCCGAAGTCTAAACCCCCAGAGAAGGGCAAGAAGAAACCCGTTAAAGCCGCCAAGCCCAAGAAGGTGACAAAACCAAAGAAAGTTGTCAAGGCATCAGTTAAACCCAAGAAACTTAAAACGGTGGCTAAAACAGTGAAGAAGACAGCAGCGAAGAAGAAACCAGCAGCCAAACCTAAGAAACCATTGAAGAAGCCCAAGGTCGCCAAACCAGCGAAGACGAGCAAATCCAAAACGACCAAACCAAAACCCAAAGCCAAGACGACAAAGAAAGGAGCAAAGaagtaa